In Deinococcus puniceus, one genomic interval encodes:
- the meaB gene encoding methylmalonyl Co-A mutase-associated GTPase MeaB, translated as MSAPDPHSTIHTPPPSLESRFRSGDLRALSRAVTLAEASLPAARPLLRAAREQAAQNFIAQKPSIVLGITGSPGSGKSTLTDALISHLRGLGQRVAVVAVDPSSPYSGGAILGDRIRMLRHHADAGVFVRSLASRGALGGLSARTMQVLALLEGAGFDWVILETVGVGQSEVDVASACDHTLLVLTPAGGDGVQAFKAGIMEIADVIAVNKADLPGADRTVRELVAAQGLGAHDEHTWFAPIHKTVAGAGQGTLEPTGIAELVAAVLAHRAHLGAEGLTERRTRRAEFEVRSLVQERLLRRARATSADLYARVARGELDADAAADALLGGELT; from the coding sequence ATGTCTGCCCCTGACCCACACTCCACGATCCACACTCCACCCCCGTCTTTAGAATCCCGCTTTCGCTCCGGCGACCTGCGTGCGTTGTCCCGCGCCGTTACGCTGGCCGAGGCTAGCTTGCCCGCCGCTCGGCCCCTGCTGCGTGCTGCACGCGAACAGGCCGCCCAAAACTTTATTGCACAGAAACCCAGTATCGTTTTGGGCATCACGGGTAGCCCCGGCAGCGGCAAAAGCACCCTCACCGACGCCCTGATTTCGCACCTGCGCGGGCTGGGGCAGCGGGTGGCGGTGGTGGCCGTCGATCCCAGCAGCCCCTATTCGGGCGGCGCGATTCTGGGAGACCGGATTCGCATGCTGCGCCACCACGCCGACGCGGGCGTATTCGTGCGGTCTTTGGCGAGCCGGGGGGCACTGGGCGGCCTGTCTGCCCGCACGATGCAAGTGCTGGCGCTGCTGGAGGGCGCGGGCTTCGATTGGGTCATCTTGGAAACGGTGGGTGTGGGGCAATCGGAAGTCGATGTGGCCTCGGCTTGCGACCACACGCTGCTCGTGCTGACCCCGGCGGGCGGCGACGGCGTGCAGGCCTTCAAGGCGGGCATCATGGAAATTGCCGACGTGATTGCCGTGAACAAAGCCGACTTGCCGGGTGCAGACCGCACCGTGCGCGAACTGGTGGCCGCGCAGGGCCTCGGCGCACACGACGAACACACTTGGTTTGCGCCCATTCACAAAACGGTGGCGGGTGCGGGGCAGGGGACGCTAGAGCCGACAGGGATCGCTGAATTGGTGGCGGCAGTGTTGGCCCACCGTGCCCACCTCGGCGCGGAAGGGCTGACTGAACGCCGCACCCGCCGCGCCGAATTCGAGGTTCGCTCCTTGGTGCAAGAACGCCTGCTGCGCCGCGCCCGAGCCACTAGCGCCGACCTGTATGCCCGTGTAGCACGCGGAGAACTGGACGCCGATGCTGCGGCAGATGCTTTGCTTGGCGGTGAATTGACCTGA
- a CDS encoding isoprenylcysteine carboxyl methyltransferase family protein has translation MFLIVQRLLELRLARANERWARQQGAVEYGQAHYPLFFVLHPTWMLALLLEGRSAGGRVQWPMLALFVLAQPLRYWVIRTLGRYWNTRILIVPGGKRVTGGPFRFMPHPNYAVVALEIAAAPLAVGAWRTAIAYTVLNAALLLLVRLPAENAALKAYSGHHTDSVADLGSSDSTGLSASTDFESRGPP, from the coding sequence ATGTTCCTGATCGTGCAGCGGCTCCTCGAACTGCGGCTCGCCCGTGCCAACGAACGCTGGGCGCGGCAGCAGGGTGCGGTGGAATACGGCCAAGCCCATTACCCGTTGTTTTTTGTGCTGCACCCCACTTGGATGCTGGCCCTGCTCCTAGAAGGCCGGAGCGCGGGCGGGCGCGTGCAGTGGCCCATGCTGGCGCTGTTCGTGCTGGCGCAACCGCTGCGGTACTGGGTTATTCGGACGCTGGGCCGCTACTGGAATACCCGCATTCTGATCGTGCCAGGCGGAAAGCGCGTCACAGGCGGGCCGTTCCGGTTCATGCCGCACCCCAATTACGCGGTAGTGGCCCTAGAAATCGCCGCCGCACCGCTGGCTGTGGGTGCGTGGCGCACCGCGATTGCCTACACGGTTCTGAATGCCGCCCTGCTGCTGCTGGTGCGCCTGCCCGCTGAAAACGCGGCCCTCAAAGCCTACAGCGGTCATCATACGGACTCCGTAGCAGACCTCGGTTCATCAGACAGCACAGGCTTGAGTGCAAGTACTGACTTTGAATCGCGTGGCCCACCGTGA
- a CDS encoding MFS transporter → MQAPVSSSPSTAQDVTQTVTRQATAVALAVTAGHFINDAYGAMLTPLTPALQSKFGVSIAAVTLLSSVFSLTSSVMQPLLGIVGERLDRRYAAALGPLMTGIGLTLMGFVPWFGALVLLVAVAGFGSGFFHPAGAAYVAQNSPPDKRGLWASIFSAGGTGGMALGPVFAGVGLTHLPWFALIGAVIAAITFAVTPSGKQSSKRVGAAEYLRIFRGPIVWLWGMAVLRSLASMGYNAMLPFMLLARGFGAREVALTLGVYAVASAIGGIVGGRISDKRGRVPVLRAAILTTIPFFAVLILSSPANWWFYPLTFVVGAAVNASIPVGVVTAQEYAPGHVAVASSIMMGFSWGFAGILIFLVGALADVTSPTTAALVSLSLLIPSALIAYRLPEPERAAFK, encoded by the coding sequence ATGCAGGCTCCCGTTTCCTCCTCTCCCTCCACAGCGCAGGACGTGACGCAGACGGTCACGCGGCAGGCCACCGCCGTCGCCCTGGCCGTGACCGCGGGCCACTTCATCAACGACGCTTACGGGGCCATGCTCACGCCCCTCACTCCGGCCTTGCAAAGCAAATTTGGGGTCAGTATTGCCGCCGTCACCCTGTTGTCCAGCGTCTTTTCACTCACCAGTAGCGTGATGCAGCCCCTGCTGGGCATCGTCGGGGAACGACTGGATCGCCGCTACGCCGCCGCGCTCGGCCCGCTGATGACCGGCATCGGCCTCACCCTGATGGGCTTCGTGCCGTGGTTCGGGGCGTTGGTGCTGCTGGTGGCGGTGGCAGGCTTCGGCAGCGGCTTTTTTCATCCGGCGGGGGCGGCGTATGTGGCCCAGAACAGCCCACCCGACAAACGCGGCCTGTGGGCCAGCATTTTTAGTGCAGGCGGGACGGGCGGCATGGCGCTGGGGCCAGTCTTCGCGGGCGTGGGCCTCACGCATCTGCCGTGGTTTGCCCTGATCGGGGCCGTCATCGCGGCCATTACTTTCGCGGTCACGCCGTCCGGCAAACAGAGCAGCAAGCGCGTGGGGGCCGCCGAATATCTGCGAATCTTCCGGGGGCCCATCGTGTGGCTGTGGGGCATGGCGGTGCTGCGCTCTCTAGCGAGCATGGGCTACAACGCCATGTTGCCGTTTATGCTGCTGGCACGCGGGTTCGGGGCGCGGGAAGTGGCCCTGACGCTGGGGGTGTACGCCGTCGCCAGCGCCATCGGGGGCATCGTGGGCGGGCGCATCAGCGACAAGCGCGGGCGGGTTCCCGTGCTGCGGGCGGCCATTCTCACCACCATTCCGTTTTTTGCCGTCCTGATTCTGAGCAGTCCGGCCAACTGGTGGTTTTATCCCCTGACCTTTGTGGTAGGAGCCGCCGTGAACGCGAGCATCCCGGTGGGCGTGGTCACGGCGCAGGAATACGCGCCCGGTCACGTGGCCGTCGCCAGTTCCATCATGATGGGTTTCTCGTGGGGCTTCGCGGGCATCCTGATCTTTCTGGTGGGCGCGTTGGCCGATGTCACCAGCCCGACGACGGCGGCGTTGGTCAGCCTCAGCCTGCTGATTCCCAGCGCTCTGATCGCCTACAGGTTGCCGGAACCGGAGCGGGCGGCGTTTAAGTAG
- a CDS encoding cyanophycinase, translating to MKSALQKRTLTLAFAVAALTLVGASQAARGSLLIVGGGLRSDNLPVYDAFIKAAGGKDAANVVIVPTASSSLSSSRRFKAELEALGLPAARVTVLDITSKNAADATKSPEILNAIGAASAVWMVGGDQLRLQKAFATADGSDTPALKAIRDVWAERGGVIGGSSAGASIQSVRMPSAFGIPLDSLDFGVAPQADQRGVYVSPGFGLFSAGIIDQHFNTYSGRHARMAAYLTAGPDKIGFGLDENTAMLVAPDGMVDVLGSGGLSIMDAREATRQDGPLGVRLGNLRLHYLMSGDRLNPQTLAVTVNAKKSLIKPGDEYETTPRTSTDLAGNDAYRTLLTYGLVDNTATRTSGLYLRYRPGTGYGAGYRVTLSKAADTQGHYGSVTGVDAYTVLNARMDVAPVGLNGLEPVAPRDLRGHSRETELTAVAFRGLLPPLPSGLFAPQRSVTRAELAAALAFASGAGEKTVPALSDVPATHPDAAAIRVAASRGWLTAPEGRFDPDRPATRQETALALAGAYDFVQLRALPAAPLTATDAAAATSDAARQALGGAVAAGLLELRAGAARPAADLTRAELGTALYRLMGFKF from the coding sequence ATGAAGAGTGCCTTGCAGAAACGGACGTTGACTCTGGCCTTCGCTGTGGCCGCCTTGACCTTGGTGGGCGCGTCGCAGGCCGCACGCGGAAGCCTGCTGATCGTGGGAGGCGGCCTCCGAAGCGACAACCTGCCCGTGTACGACGCCTTTATCAAGGCCGCCGGGGGCAAGGACGCCGCCAACGTGGTGATCGTGCCCACTGCCAGCAGCAGCCTCAGCAGCAGCCGACGGTTCAAGGCCGAACTCGAAGCTCTAGGCCTGCCTGCCGCCCGCGTGACCGTGCTGGACATCACCAGCAAAAACGCCGCCGACGCCACCAAATCGCCCGAAATCCTGAACGCTATCGGGGCGGCCAGTGCCGTGTGGATGGTGGGCGGCGACCAGTTGCGCCTGCAAAAAGCCTTTGCCACTGCCGACGGTAGCGACACTCCAGCCCTGAAAGCCATTCGGGACGTGTGGGCGGAACGCGGCGGCGTCATCGGCGGGTCGTCGGCGGGGGCCAGCATCCAGTCGGTGCGGATGCCCTCGGCGTTCGGCATTCCGCTGGACAGCCTCGATTTCGGCGTGGCTCCGCAGGCCGACCAACGCGGCGTGTACGTGTCTCCGGGCTTCGGGCTGTTCTCGGCGGGCATCATCGATCAGCACTTCAATACCTACTCTGGCCGCCACGCCCGCATGGCCGCCTACCTGACCGCTGGCCCCGACAAAATCGGCTTCGGGCTGGATGAAAACACTGCCATGCTGGTGGCCCCGGACGGCATGGTGGACGTGCTGGGCAGCGGCGGCCTGAGCATCATGGACGCCCGCGAAGCCACCCGGCAAGATGGGCCGCTGGGCGTGCGTCTCGGCAATCTGCGCCTGCACTACCTGATGAGCGGTGACCGCCTGAACCCCCAAACACTGGCCGTCACGGTGAATGCCAAAAAGAGCCTGATCAAGCCCGGCGACGAGTACGAGACGACGCCCCGCACCAGCACCGACCTCGCCGGAAACGACGCCTACCGCACCCTGCTGACTTACGGCCTCGTGGACAACACCGCCACCCGGACTTCGGGCCTGTATTTGCGCTACCGCCCCGGCACAGGCTACGGCGCGGGCTACCGCGTGACCCTCAGCAAAGCCGCCGACACGCAAGGACATTACGGCAGTGTCACGGGCGTGGACGCTTACACCGTGCTGAACGCCCGCATGGACGTGGCTCCGGTGGGCCTGAACGGACTGGAACCGGTGGCCCCCCGCGACCTGCGCGGCCATTCCCGCGAAACAGAATTGACGGCTGTGGCTTTCCGTGGGTTGCTGCCGCCGTTGCCCAGCGGTCTGTTCGCTCCTCAGCGCAGCGTCACGCGGGCCGAACTGGCCGCCGCCCTCGCCTTCGCCAGCGGTGCCGGAGAAAAAACCGTGCCCGCCCTCAGCGACGTTCCGGCCACGCACCCCGACGCCGCCGCTATTCGGGTGGCCGCCTCACGTGGCTGGCTGACCGCGCCGGAAGGCCGCTTCGATCCTGACCGCCCCGCCACCCGGCAGGAAACGGCACTGGCCTTGGCCGGAGCCTACGACTTCGTGCAGTTACGTGCCCTGCCCGCCGCCCCCCTGACCGCCACCGACGCCGCCGCTGCCACCTCCGACGCGGCCCGCCAAGCACTAGGCGGGGCTGTGGCCGCCGGACTGCTGGAACTCCGTGCCGGAGCCGCCCGCCCCGCCGCCGACCTGACCCGCGCAGAGTTGGGCACGGCCCTTTACCGGCTGATGGGCTTCAAGTTTTGA
- a CDS encoding VIT1/CCC1 transporter family protein — MSDTPFPSQPVAPPPTPPAHDQAFILQKVQPALLGLMDGSVSTLAPIFATAGLTGNPIDAFWVGFAASVGAGISMGLAEALSDDGLVSGRGKPFARGVITGAATILGGMLHTLPFLIPDLQTALTLAYVVVIVELLIIALIRWRYMHSPLRQTIFQVIVGGAVVFGVGVWLGKLGAGG; from the coding sequence ATGTCCGACACCCCGTTCCCAAGTCAGCCTGTCGCCCCGCCGCCCACGCCTCCCGCCCACGATCAGGCCTTTATTTTGCAAAAGGTGCAGCCTGCCCTGCTGGGCCTGATGGACGGCAGCGTCAGCACCCTCGCGCCTATTTTTGCCACCGCCGGACTGACCGGAAATCCAATAGACGCCTTCTGGGTGGGCTTTGCTGCCAGCGTGGGTGCGGGCATCAGCATGGGCCTCGCCGAAGCCCTCAGCGACGACGGATTGGTCAGCGGGCGCGGCAAGCCCTTTGCACGCGGCGTCATCACAGGTGCGGCCACCATCTTGGGCGGCATGCTGCACACGCTTCCTTTCCTCATTCCTGACCTGCAAACGGCACTCACGCTGGCCTACGTGGTGGTCATCGTAGAGTTGCTGATCATTGCCCTGATTCGCTGGCGCTATATGCATAGCCCGCTGCGCCAAACCATTTTTCAGGTGATCGTGGGCGGCGCGGTGGTGTTCGGCGTGGGCGTGTGGCTGGGCAAATTGGGGGCGGGGGGATAG
- a CDS encoding diacylglycerol/lipid kinase family protein, with protein MNSAPFPPPSFPPAQRRYAVILNPHAGRGLASREWPRLEGELQARRFDFQLISAGSGADALARVQALPPDVAVLAVGGDGTVGALLPALIGSGARPLAIVPLGSGNDYAGMLGLKPGQFGEALDRLSYTPRRVDALEATVTEGAGAGLPRLLLNGLGMGFDAQVAATMLRAPARLTGFGRYLWGALAALRDLQLTELTLTVDGQTVYSGPSCLSAVMNGTRYGGGFLISPQSDAHDGQLNALASGPVTRPQLLGLMGRVLRGTHLGQPRVYHATGQAVTIRWAAPTHLHLDGDLSGEVTEIQVRVLGGVVTLLNG; from the coding sequence GTGAATTCTGCACCTTTTCCGCCCCCTTCCTTCCCGCCCGCCCAGCGCAGATACGCGGTGATACTCAACCCACATGCGGGGCGGGGTCTGGCCTCGCGCGAGTGGCCCCGGCTGGAAGGCGAGTTGCAGGCCCGCCGCTTTGACTTCCAGCTGATTTCGGCGGGATCGGGGGCCGACGCTCTGGCCCGCGTGCAGGCGCTCCCGCCTGATGTGGCGGTGTTGGCGGTCGGCGGTGACGGCACGGTGGGCGCACTGCTGCCCGCGCTGATCGGGAGTGGGGCGCGGCCTCTGGCGATTGTGCCGCTGGGCAGTGGCAACGACTACGCCGGAATGTTAGGCCTGAAACCGGGCCAGTTCGGGGAAGCCCTAGACCGCCTGAGCTACACGCCGCGCCGGGTAGACGCGCTGGAAGCCACCGTGACCGAAGGCGCAGGCGCGGGCCTTCCCCGGCTGCTGCTGAACGGCCTCGGCATGGGTTTCGATGCACAGGTGGCCGCCACCATGCTCCGCGCCCCCGCCCGCCTGACCGGATTCGGGCGCTACTTGTGGGGTGCATTGGCCGCCCTGCGCGACCTTCAGCTCACCGAACTGACGCTGACCGTAGACGGCCAGACGGTCTATTCCGGCCCCAGTTGCCTGTCGGCGGTCATGAACGGCACGCGCTACGGCGGCGGCTTCCTCATCAGCCCGCAGTCCGACGCCCACGACGGCCAACTGAACGCCCTCGCCAGCGGCCCTGTGACCCGCCCGCAACTGCTGGGCCTGATGGGCCGGGTGCTGCGCGGCACGCATCTGGGCCAGCCCCGCGTGTACCACGCCACCGGGCAGGCCGTGACCATCCGCTGGGCCGCGCCCACCCATCTGCACCTCGACGGAGACCTGTCGGGCGAGGTAACGGAAATTCAGGTGCGGGTGCTGGGAGGGGTGGTGACGTTGCTGAACGGGTAG
- a CDS encoding tetratricopeptide repeat protein: MRLALTNRPLLTLALTLTAISGVAHAQSQQAAKALYDSGKWQEAATAAASLNTSNGFALAAEATTGGAALSADNAKKALFEKAQNYARQAIKLDPNNAEAYFELARAQGRLAQYSGVFQSLPLGQDMKKNLDQAAKLNPKLAGVYVALGLWHANLDVGGLKGVAGRAIGGSKAQISPNFEKAIALEPNVAVHRIEFANALLSQGNKAAAAAQLEKAVSIEADTFWQKRDLDAAKAKLATLK, encoded by the coding sequence ATGCGCCTAGCTCTCACGAACCGCCCCCTGCTGACCCTCGCCCTGACCCTGACCGCCATTTCGGGCGTGGCCCACGCGCAGTCCCAGCAAGCCGCCAAAGCCCTGTACGACTCCGGCAAATGGCAGGAAGCTGCCACCGCCGCCGCTTCCCTGAACACCAGCAACGGCTTTGCGCTGGCCGCCGAAGCCACAACGGGCGGAGCAGCCCTGAGTGCCGACAACGCCAAAAAGGCCCTGTTCGAAAAGGCCCAGAACTACGCCAGACAGGCCATCAAGCTTGACCCCAACAACGCCGAAGCCTACTTTGAACTCGCCCGCGCTCAGGGCCGTTTGGCGCAGTACAGCGGCGTGTTCCAGAGCCTGCCCCTCGGTCAGGACATGAAGAAAAATCTGGATCAGGCCGCCAAGCTGAATCCCAAACTCGCAGGCGTGTACGTCGCGTTGGGCCTGTGGCACGCCAACTTGGATGTCGGCGGCCTGAAGGGAGTGGCCGGACGCGCCATCGGCGGCAGCAAGGCGCAGATTTCGCCCAACTTCGAGAAGGCCATCGCCCTCGAACCGAACGTGGCCGTTCACCGCATCGAATTTGCCAACGCCCTGCTGAGTCAGGGCAACAAGGCCGCCGCCGCCGCGCAACTGGAAAAAGCCGTCAGCATCGAAGCCGATACCTTCTGGCAGAAGCGTGATCTGGACGCCGCCAAGGCCAAACTTGCGACGCTGAAGTAA
- a CDS encoding tetratricopeptide repeat protein, which translates to MGGPDAGVLDWRGILADVRAHLPPAQAAAGAVRGSLRWLEAEMRARGANPASVRNIVYRDIGTPADKTALVAILTDLAREAGRPPPTVSLPAAPARLPDELELLGRSKKRAYKQFLAGVRAGRMPRMIVTGRRGAGKTVLLDHLALALTAEGVPVLRLSLAGDVAAQWPAPPAAGRSFAALAAAQAEAARAALVGREGVLLARVTTDLNWAAEPPRLPDGTPVSAAVWATEHLLRRAPAGLAVVLALEDAAGVEAHWPAGGAELIELHPPTPAEARAYLMARLGIGRAAADALVRETGRNLDRLTLLASVGRGEAGQGESGAARLLADPDIRALAAALAGLSVVALPDAVPDAALCAALGSPPAALPAHARALLSGSPALGWTPADVLLAALPLVPAAEAQAAARRLVAVFEGHEQETAPELSGFSLAALTLLQDWPALAAQISRRPDDARHLPPLWAAIRGSRDKSGASAEALEILARALATHHAGRGEYGDPRARDALFTLLESPRDPVRAWARVKLAESSVDAGNFEAARGQLAHPDLTHLLSESSASWPASSWTVAAQADALLVQAALARWSGDLEAATRAAGDPRTAQGGPRAALWRGLIAKDAGHWPEALSALQSVPPSSPLLSARARYQEGDLRLRLGQPAAALRALEDAAERLPRAGGSAEETARVLARAATAQRRLGHPQEGLTLLGRALGLISSPVSPQETRPQDSRPREDALPRARLLSEGLPILLALGRPDEALAQAAAALGLLSGVLTVSGSRQAEAEYRLRRTQYRLALAYLTRGIGLPYLYPFCGPRRDHPDLAQARTLLDRLLRPAVDSSQPDREQVLTFDMLLTRALADPAPAPALHFAERALAMTDHAYAAAQAHAIRAEAHLRADRTGSALADINRAHTMLRRVALGVGGSDPLSDTHAADPGLAAQLLALEVRATIGEGAGALLWLRTALQDPALHPFRAGVWREAGRALEAHHPGAAGELQRIYPAARLARVDALRVRDRLWVLESETGLQD; encoded by the coding sequence ATGGGCGGGCCTGACGCTGGAGTGCTGGACTGGCGCGGCATTCTGGCCGATGTGCGTGCCCATTTGCCCCCCGCGCAGGCTGCTGCGGGAGCAGTACGCGGCAGCCTGCGCTGGCTGGAGGCAGAAATGCGGGCACGCGGCGCGAATCCGGCGTCGGTGCGGAACATCGTGTACCGCGATATTGGCACGCCCGCCGATAAAACCGCGCTGGTCGCCATCCTGACCGACTTGGCGCGGGAAGCAGGCCGCCCGCCGCCCACCGTTTCTCTGCCCGCCGCCCCCGCCCGCCTGCCCGATGAACTGGAACTGTTGGGCCGCAGCAAAAAGCGGGCCTACAAGCAGTTTCTGGCCGGGGTGCGGGCCGGAAGAATGCCCCGAATGATCGTGACCGGGCGGCGCGGCGCGGGCAAAACGGTGCTGCTGGATCATCTGGCGTTGGCGCTGACTGCTGAAGGGGTGCCCGTGCTGCGGCTCTCGCTGGCGGGCGATGTGGCTGCCCAATGGCCCGCGCCCCCCGCTGCTGGCCGCTCTTTTGCGGCGTTGGCGGCGGCTCAGGCCGAAGCCGCCCGCGCTGCCTTAGTGGGACGAGAGGGCGTATTGCTGGCCCGCGTCACAACCGATCTGAACTGGGCCGCAGAGCCGCCCCGCCTGCCCGACGGCACGCCCGTTTCGGCGGCGGTGTGGGCCACCGAACATCTGCTGCGCCGCGCTCCGGCTGGGTTGGCGGTGGTACTGGCCCTAGAGGACGCCGCAGGAGTGGAGGCGCACTGGCCCGCTGGCGGGGCCGAACTGATAGAGCTGCATCCTCCCACGCCCGCCGAGGCCCGCGCTTACCTGATGGCCCGCCTCGGCATTGGCCGCGCCGCCGCCGACGCTTTGGTGCGCGAAACAGGCCGCAACCTAGACCGCCTGACCCTGTTGGCGAGCGTGGGCCGGGGCGAGGCCGGACAGGGCGAAAGCGGCGCGGCGCGGCTGCTGGCCGATCCTGATATTCGCGCTCTGGCAGCGGCTCTGGCAGGCCTGTCGGTGGTGGCGTTGCCTGACGCGGTTCCCGACGCCGCCCTCTGTGCCGCCCTCGGTTCCCCGCCCGCCGCCCTACCCGCCCATGCCCGCGCCCTGTTGTCCGGTTCCCCTGCGCTGGGCTGGACACCTGCCGACGTGCTGCTGGCCGCTCTGCCACTGGTTCCCGCCGCTGAAGCTCAGGCCGCTGCCCGCCGTCTGGTAGCTGTGTTCGAGGGACATGAGCAGGAAACTGCTCCTGAACTCTCTGGCTTCTCCCTCGCCGCCCTGACCCTGCTGCAAGACTGGCCCGCCCTCGCCGCACAGATCAGCCGCCGCCCCGACGACGCCCGCCATTTGCCGCCGCTGTGGGCCGCCATTCGGGGCAGCAGGGACAAGTCAGGGGCTTCGGCAGAAGCGCTGGAAATCCTCGCCCGTGCGCTGGCGACGCACCATGCCGGACGGGGCGAATACGGCGATCCACGCGCCCGCGACGCGCTGTTTACCCTGCTGGAATCCCCGCGCGATCCGGTGCGGGCATGGGCACGGGTCAAGCTGGCTGAAAGCAGTGTGGACGCTGGAAACTTTGAAGCCGCACGCGGGCAACTGGCCCACCCCGACCTGACCCATCTGCTCTCGGAGTCTTCTGCATCTTGGCCCGCCTCATCGTGGACGGTGGCGGCGCAGGCCGATGCGCTGTTGGTGCAGGCGGCGTTGGCCCGCTGGAGCGGAGACTTGGAGGCCGCCACCCGCGCTGCTGGCGATCCCCGCACCGCGCAGGGCGGCCCGCGTGCGGCGCTGTGGCGTGGGCTCATCGCCAAAGACGCGGGGCACTGGCCCGAAGCCTTGAGCGCCCTGCAAAGTGTGCCGCCTTCCAGCCCGCTGCTGTCGGCCCGCGCCCGCTACCAAGAGGGCGACTTGCGCCTGAGACTGGGCCAACCTGCCGCTGCCCTGCGCGCCCTTGAGGACGCCGCCGAACGCCTGCCCCGTGCGGGCGGAAGCGCTGAAGAAACCGCCCGCGTGCTGGCCCGCGCCGCCACCGCGCAGCGCAGGCTGGGGCATCCGCAAGAGGGTCTGACGTTGCTGGGGCGGGCGCTGGGGCTGATTTCTTCCCCTGTTTCTCCCCAAGAAACACGGCCCCAGGACAGCCGCCCCCGTGAAGACGCCCTGCCCCGCGCCCGCCTGCTCTCCGAAGGCTTGCCGATTCTGCTGGCGCTGGGCCGCCCCGATGAAGCGTTGGCCCAGGCTGCCGCCGCCCTTGGCCTGTTGTCGGGCGTGCTGACTGTGTCGGGTTCCCGCCAAGCCGAGGCCGAATACCGCCTGCGCCGCACCCAATACCGCCTCGCGCTGGCGTACCTGACGCGGGGCATCGGGCTCCCGTATCTCTATCCGTTCTGCGGCCCGCGCCGCGATCACCCCGATTTGGCTCAGGCACGCACTTTGCTGGACAGGCTGCTGCGTCCTGCTGTCGATTCTTCTCAACCTGACCGTGAACAGGTCTTGACCTTCGACATGCTGCTGACGCGGGCGCTGGCTGATCCCGCCCCGGCCCCCGCCTTGCACTTTGCCGAGCGTGCCCTCGCCATGACCGATCATGCTTACGCGGCGGCTCAGGCCCATGCCATCCGTGCCGAGGCGCACTTGCGGGCCGATCGAACAGGTTCGGCGCTGGCCGACATCAACCGCGCCCATACCATGCTGCGCCGGGTGGCGTTGGGGGTGGGCGGTTCTGACCCTCTCTCTGATACACATGCCGCCGATCCGGGGTTGGCCGCGCAACTGCTGGCGCTGGAAGTCCGGGCCACCATCGGGGAAGGGGCGGGGGCGCTGTTGTGGTTGCGAACGGCCCTGCAAGACCCCGCCCTACATCCCTTCCGGGCAGGCGTCTGGCGCGAGGCGGGCCGCGCTCTGGAAGCCCATCATCCCGGTGCAGCAGGCGAGTTGCAGCGGATCTATCCGGCGGCCCGCTTGGCCCGCGTCGACGCCCTGCGCGTCCGTGACCGCCTGTGGGTCTTGGAATCTGAGACGGGGCTTCAGGATTAA
- a CDS encoding DUF3208 domain-containing protein, with amino-acid sequence MSITDSQAGGRAAIRLLQGYVWHPQSADVDLEHYLPRELDLPKSPGAADEDDAHVLWDMVSPPFAFFENGEPTAAQTFYQFTVLRVYDDRPSNEALHGDAEAASQALNPLLDGTPEGVGWQLWEDLREL; translated from the coding sequence GTGAGCATCACCGATTCGCAGGCCGGAGGCCGCGCCGCCATCCGACTGCTGCAAGGGTACGTCTGGCATCCTCAGAGCGCCGACGTAGATCTGGAGCACTACCTACCCCGCGAGCTAGACCTGCCCAAGTCTCCGGGCGCTGCCGACGAGGACGACGCCCATGTGCTGTGGGACATGGTGTCGCCGCCCTTCGCCTTTTTTGAAAACGGCGAGCCGACAGCGGCCCAGACCTTTTACCAGTTCACGGTGTTGCGCGTCTACGATGACCGCCCCAGCAACGAGGCCCTGCACGGTGACGCCGAGGCGGCCAGTCAGGCGCTGAATCCCCTGCTGGACGGCACGCCGGAAGGGGTGGGCTGGCAACTCTGGGAAGACCTGCGGGAGCTGTGA
- a CDS encoding helix-turn-helix domain-containing protein — protein sequence MTEPDSVGLETNVEGPVVAIPVYAGVSELELGIMVAVCRLCGGEGATRTLHRSRVSILTAGGLVSTPHVMYAALPEPAALLLPGGPGAAKAARDPLLRGFLAAHAGLPTGASGSGLLLAGEAGTLQGRVLGGPADLTDLLWGFSPAEVRPGEVVTDAHLTTTPGGFPAMYAALAVAAVVWGEAAALGAAERLGWDGLRV from the coding sequence ATGACCGAACCCGACTCGGTAGGTCTTGAAACCAATGTGGAAGGCCCCGTTGTCGCCATCCCCGTGTACGCGGGCGTCAGCGAATTGGAATTGGGGATCATGGTGGCTGTGTGCCGCCTGTGCGGGGGCGAAGGCGCGACCCGTACACTGCACCGCTCGCGCGTCAGCATTCTGACTGCCGGGGGATTGGTCAGCACGCCGCATGTGATGTACGCCGCCCTGCCCGAACCCGCCGCCCTGCTGCTTCCCGGTGGCCCCGGAGCTGCCAAAGCCGCCCGCGATCCGTTGCTGCGCGGCTTTTTGGCGGCCCATGCCGGGTTGCCCACCGGAGCCAGTGGCAGCGGCCTTCTGTTGGCGGGCGAGGCAGGCACGTTGCAGGGCCGCGTTCTGGGTGGCCCCGCCGACCTGACTGATCTGTTGTGGGGCTTTTCCCCTGCCGAGGTGCGCCCTGGTGAGGTTGTGACCGATGCCCACCTGACCACCACTCCGGGCGGATTCCCGGCGATGTATGCGGCGTTGGCCGTAGCTGCGGTGGTGTGGGGCGAAGCAGCGGCGTTGGGAGCGGCGGAGCGGTTGGGGTGGGACGGTCTAAGGGTCTAA